A window from Dioscorea cayenensis subsp. rotundata cultivar TDr96_F1 chromosome 10, TDr96_F1_v2_PseudoChromosome.rev07_lg8_w22 25.fasta, whole genome shotgun sequence encodes these proteins:
- the LOC120270103 gene encoding UPF0481 protein At3g47200-like, with product MSSNWVVDIQKKMNDVDPSKELVLWSKQSIYKVPACIKDLNPKAYKPQIISLGPYHHGDTHLLPMEEHKQRALLHFLKRSSNKALDECMAAMEEVEPLLRASYQGLEDRWNNTDPFLQLMIVDGCFMLEVLRVATGHHSAADYVSNDPIFSNHGMLYTVPYIKRDMLMLENQIPLLVLEKLLTIETGTPPNEDHINKLVLKFFSPEVRVPTMPLGLHPLDVFRKSLLQGPTIKSPSQKDHVSSEIIGTAMELDESGIRFKTSKSNSLRDIQFRHGILYLPVIVVDDATEYMFLNLMAFERLHVNAGNEVTAYVFFMDNIIDSAKDVSLLNSKGIIQNALGSDKAVAKLFNSLSKDVVLDPESTLDDVHRRVNKYCRKRWNMWRANLIHTYFRNPWAFLSLAAAIFLIFLTVAQTFYAIYPYYVPSQDSSPAPPAIFAPPPA from the exons ATGAGCTCAAACTGGGTGGTGGATATCCAGAAGAAAATGAATGACGTGGACCCGTCCAAGGAGCTTGTCCTCTGGAGCAAACAATCCATCTACAAGGTACCAGCTTGTATCAAGGACCTAAACCCGAAAGCCTACAAGCCCCAGATAATCTCTTTAGGGCCCTACCACCATGGTGACACCCACCTCCTGCCCATGGAGGAACATAAGCAAAGAGCCctcctccatttcctcaagagGTCTAGCAACAAAGCACTCGACGAATGCATGGCAGCCATGGAGGAGGTGGAGCCGCTGTTGCGAGCCTCCTACCAGGGCCTCGAAGACCGATGGAACAATACGGATCCCTTCTTGCAGCTCATGATCGTGGACGGATGCTTCATGCTTGAGGTCTTGCGCGTTGCCACTGGTCATCACAGCGCTGCCGATTACGTGTCCAACGATCCCATCTTCAGCAATCACGGCATGCTCTACACCGTGCCTTACATCAAGAGAGACATGCTCATGCTCGAGAACCAGATTCCTCTGCTTGTTCTCGAGAAGCTGCTTACCATCGAGACAGGCACTCCTCCG AACGAAGACCATATAAACAAGCTAGTGCTCAAGTTCTTCTCACCGGAAGTGCGCGTCCCAACCATGCCGCTCGGGCTCCACCCTCTGGACGTGTTCCGAAAGAGCTTGCTCCAGGGACCCACGATAAAATCGCCCTCGCAGAAGGATCACGTGTCGAGCGAGATCATTGGAACGGCGATGGAGCTAGACGAGTCAGGTATTCGGTTTAAAACCAGCAAAAGCAACAGCCTGAGAGACATCCAGTTCAGGCATGGCATCCTGTACCTCCCGGTCATCGTGGTGGACGACGCCACAGAGTACATGTTCCTGAACCTCATGGCATTCGAGCGGCTTCACGTGAATGCCGGTAACGAGGTGACAGCCTACGTCTTCTTCATGGACAACATCATCGACTCGGCCAAGGATGTGAGCCTGCTGAACTCCAAAGGTATCATCCAGAACGCTTTGGGGAGTGACAAAGCCGTGGCCAAGCTCTTTAACAGCTTGTCCAAGGATGTAGTGCTTGATCCGGAGAGCACCCTGGACGACGTGCATCGCAGGGTCAACAAATACTGCCGCAAGAGGTGGAACATGTGGCGTGCAAATCTCATCCACACATATTTCAGGAACCCTTGGGCCTTCCTATCCCTCGCCGCAGCCATCTTCCTCATTTTCCTCACTGTGGCCCAGACCTTCTACGCCATTTATCCATACTACGTTCCCTCTCAAGACTCTTCTCCAGCTCCTCCAGCCATCTTTGCGCCCCCTCCTGCTTGA
- the LOC120270400 gene encoding uncharacterized protein LOC120270400 — MGSCAMKIDLHKAYNTVSWDFVEEVMLAFNFPGHFIKLVMSSVRTCMFSIMINGQLEGYFQGKRGLRQGDPLSPLLFVLCMEYLTRFLNKVTENGFSFHMKCEEIKLSHLCFADDLFVFANGDGNSVEKIKEALDHFEEVSGLVPNMQKSEVIFSGVEHPVKLKILGILGFKEGALPIKYLGLPLISSRLTRLHCQELEKQSLWAIWVTKVKLKKLSFWGITKTVDSSWNWRNLLKLRNIARPLFEYKLGDGKQFSFWYDPWCNGYALIDLFPGISFNEPYISRDSVVGDFWIQGRWLLPARWNGTMVSIERFLTDHFSVNVNQVDSIICRVDKHGKFNTVHDRLRTKKKLHQWGIANSNSCVFCNAEREEVDHLFFECCFSKEIWRRVLRAVNVRREPFVWKREVSWFSRKACGKTLLANVRRAAMAANVYTIWRARNASIFQQKNITADKVFGQIREI, encoded by the exons ATGGGAAGCTGCGCTATGAAAATTGACTTGCATAAAGCCTACAACACAGTTTCATGGGATTTTGTTGAAGAGGTCATGCTGGCTTTTAACTTTCCGGGACACTTCATTAAATTGGTCATGAGCTCGGTGAGGACTTGCATGTTCTCTATCATGATCAATGGACAACTTGAGGGATATTTTCAAGGGAAGAGAGGGTTGCGACAGGGTGATCCTTTATCCCCCCTACTATTTGTTCTGTGTATGGAATATTTGACTAGATTTTTGAATAAGGTGACTGAAAATGGATTTAGTTTCCACATGAAATGTGAGGAGATCAAGTTGAGCCACTTATGTTTTGCTGATGATCTCTTTGTGTTTGCAAATGGGGATGGTAATTCTGTGGAGAAGATAAAAGAGGCTTTGGATCATTTTGAAGAAGTTTCAGGGCTAGTACCCAATATGCAGAAAAGTGAAGTTATTTTCTCAGGTGTAGAACATCCtgtcaaattgaaaattttgggtATTTTGGGATTTAAAGAAGGTGCCCTACCAATTAAATATCTTGGTCTTCCTTTAATTTCATCCAGATTGACAAGATTACATTGCCAGGAGTTG GAAAAACAATCATTGTGGGCAATATGGGTGACCAAGGTTAAATTGAAGAAGCTTAGTTTTTGGGGAATCACTAAGACAGTTGACAGTAGTTGGAATTGGAGGAATTTGTTGAAGCTAAGGAATATTGCTAGACCTTTGTTTGAATACAAATTGGGGGATGGTAAGCAATTTTCTTTCTGGTATGATCCATGGTGTAATGGGTATGCACTGATTGATCTCTTTCCGGGAATTAGTTTCAATGAGCCTTATATATCTAGAGATTCAGTAGTTGGTGATTTCTGGATACAAGGAAGATGGTTGTTACCAGCTAGATGGAATGGTACAATGGTCTCAATTGAGAGATTCCTTACTGATCATTTCTCTGTTAATGTAAATCAAGTGGACTCTATAATATGCAGAGTGGATAAGCATGGGAAATTCAATACTG TGCATGACAGACTACGCACAAAAAAGAAACTGCATCAATGGGGGATTGCAAATTCTAATTCTTGTGTGTTCTGTAATGCTGAAAGGGAGGAGGTTGATCACTTGTTTTTTGAATGTTGCTTCTCTAAAGAGATTTGGAGAAGAGTTTTAAGAGCAGTGAATGTGAGAAGAGAACCTTTTGTATGGAAGAGGGAGGTTAGTTGGTTCTCTAGGAAAGCATGTGGGAAGACTTTATTGGCAAATGTTAGAAGAGCCGCTATGGCAGCTAATGTATACACAATTTGGAGAGCTAGAAATGcttctatttttcaacaaaaaaatattactgcTGATAAGGTGTTTGGGCAGATTAGAGagatataa
- the LOC120270401 gene encoding uncharacterized protein LOC120270401: MARGRGRGRKQLAQGDFAVAETSRSVVIHGEEKEGEDVEDLEDDDEKRSSDPDLGSLEKGFDEKERMGVELDGTGVEIQGDHGSIDSKGVEGFHTGMVVKPWIALFADNRLKEEGSELRYVSPSVANGRRIVNFHSDELIQEEKLWKNAFLVCVYGLQPRLERFNVFAHARWKKYGVVSVSRVNADLFMVKFSSESGGEQMMKEGPFTFDNHPVVVKKWQPRFSFDTAICALPIWIQLPGLPWEFWPIDMLSKIGSVCGRPMYCDKCTLSKVKLGFARILVEMDSSGDFPDLIDLIDEQGNVFRQKVVYEWKPSVCSICRRFGHLGKDCKNNRQEKMVWRVKPVQQSGKSFVDISLKVNAQEKSDIFEVESGSAELVKCDVGQNVGKEVWRDIVKGKDVISKGNYGSSQLKKGDQVKSTSITSNTKVDLKNVVITGDKSYKKWGAQMSDVGQGDIQKNNNSFGILDGLGGRAGEPSLAGMNYGADGRKSRGLNSPLKQSELRALVARYRIVLMGVLETRVREENREDVWAKLNLGHWKLEHNYLISSQGRIWVMYDAKVVTLMVVGKSSQYIHCKVTWGEGDFNAIYSNDDRMGGVPANKEATNEFQNWILGLDLVECSVSDHCGLLVDVQSNRRNTKVPFRFFNMWCDHPDFNKIVEKVWCTPVSGRAMYKVYYKLKLLRSELRKLNRRGFDNISGRVLKCRDELEAVRSRLQLDPFNVEIQREERMGINELQRTLQQRKARNCIKHLVLPNGEECIDQAAIQEAIVRHFKEFLGSEKDRKNTFDRTGFMTKLVPVEEWEMLCSPVKAEEVREALWSIKDDKCPGPDGFNSVFFKKTWGIVDIGKKVERCFREDSSYESVCIYSWEADI; the protein is encoded by the exons ATGGCGAGGGGAAGAGGACGAGGTCGGAAGCAATTGGCTCAGGGTGATTTTGCGGTAGCGGAGACGTCTCGTTCGGTGGTTATTCATGGTGAAGAGAAGGAGGGTGAGGATGTGGAGGATCTGGAGGATGACGATGAGAAAAGGTCCTCTGATCCAGATTTGGGAAGCTTGGAAAAGGGATTTGATGAGAAGGAAAGAATGGGTGTGGAATTAGATGGGACTGGTGTTGAGATTCAAGGAGATCATGGATCTATTGATTCAAAAGGAGTTGAGGGATTTCATACTGGAATGGTTGTGAAACCTTGGATTGCCCTTTTTGCGGATAATCGGCTCAAGGAGGAAGGTAGTGAGCTTAGGTATGTTTCTCCTTCTGTGGCTAATGGCCGAAGAATAGTTAATTTTCATTCTGATGAGCTAATTCAGGAGGAGAAATTATGGAAGAATGCTTTTTTGGTTTGTGTCTATGGTTTGCAACCAAGATTAGAGAGATTCAATGTCTTTGCTCATGCTAGGTGGAAGAAATATGGAGTTGTGAGTGTATCAAGGGTTAATGCTGATCTCTTCATGGTCAAATTTTCCAGTGAATCAGGTGGTGAACAAATGATGAAAGAAGGCCCATTTACCTTTGATAACCATCCAGTTGTGGTGAAAAAATGGCAGCCTAGGTTTAGCTTTGATACTGCAATTTGTGCTCTTCCTATATGGATCCAACTTCCGGGGCTACCATGGGAGTTTTGGCCTATTGATATGCTCAGCAAGATTGGGAGTGTATGTGGAAGGCCAATGTATTGTGATAAGTGTACTTTGTCTAAAGTGAAGTTGGGATTTGCAAGAATTTTGGTGGAGATGGACTCTTCAGGTGATTTCCCTGATTTAATAGATTTAATTGATGAACAAGGAAATGTATTTCGGCAGAAAGTGGTCTATGAGTGGAAACCTTCAGTGTGTTCCATTTGTAGGAGATTTGGGCACTTGGGGAAAGATTGTAAGAATAACAGGCAAGAGAAAATGGTGTGGAGGGTGAAGCCAGTACAACAATCTGGAAAAAGCTTTGTGGATATTAGTTTGAAAGTGAATGCTCAGGAGAAATCTGATATATTTGAGGTGGAATCTGGGAGTGCTGAATTGGTCAAGTGTGATGTGGGGCAGAATGTAGGCAAAGAAGTTTGGAGAGATATAGTTAAGGGAAAGGATGTTATTTCTAAAGGGAATTATGGATCTTCCCAGCTTAAGAAAGGGGATCAGGTGAAGAGTACATCAATTACTAGCAACACTAAAGTAGATTTGAAGAATGTTGTAATTACAGGAGataaatcatacaaaaaatGGGGTGCTCAGATGAGTGATGTGGGCCAGGGTGACATTCAGAAAAATAACAACAGTTTTGGTATTTTAGATGGATTAGGAGGAAGAGCTGGTGAACCCTCTCTTGCTGGTATGAATTATGGGGCTGATGGTAGGAAGAGCAG AGGACTAAATAGTCCTCTAAAGCAATCAGAGTTGAGAGCTCTGGTTGCTAGATATAGAATTGTGCTTATGGGTGTTTTGGAGACTAGAGTAAGAGAGGAGAATAGGGAAGATGTGTGGGCCAAACTCAATTTAGGTCACTGGAAGTTAGAACACAACTACTTGATCAGTAGTCAAGGGAGAATTTGGGTGATGTATGATGCCAAGGTAGTTACTCTAATGGTTGTTGGGAAAAGTTCACAGTATATCCACTGTAAAGTTACCTGGGGTGAG GGTGATTTTAATGCCATTTACAGCAATGATGATAGAATGGGGGGTGTTCCAGCGAATAAGGAGGCAACAAATGAGTTTCAGAATTGGATTTTGGGGCTAGACCTGGTGGAG TGTAGTGTCTCTGATCACTGTGGATTATTGGTTGATGTTCAGAGTAATAGAAGGAATACAAAAGTGCCTTTTAGATTCTTTAATATGTGGTGTGACCACCCTGACTTTAATAAGATTGTTGAGAAGGTATGGTGTACTCCTGTGAGTGGACGGGCTATGTACAAGGTGTACTACAAGCTAAAGTTACTTAGATCTGAATTACGAAAACTTAATAGGAGAGGGTTTGATAATATCTCAGGCAGAGTTCTGAAATGCAGAGATGAATTGGAGGCAGTTAGGTCCAGACTGCAATTGGATCCTTTTAATGTGGAGATTCAAAGAGAGGAAAGGATGGGGATTAATGAATTGCAAAG AACATTGCAGCAGAGGAAAGCAAGGAATTGCATAAAACATTTGGTACTTCCTAATGGGGAGGAGTGTATAGATCAGGCTGCAATTCAAGAAGCCATAGTTAGGCATTTTAAGGAGTTCTTGGGAAgtgaaaaagatagaaaaaatacTTTTGACAGAACTGGATTTATGACTAAACTAGTCCCAGTAGAGGAATGGGAGATGCTGTGCAGTCCAGTGAAGGCTGAGGAAGTTAGAGAAGCGTTATGGAGTATCAAGGATGATAAGTGCCCAGGTCCTGATGGGTTCAACAgtgttttcttcaaaaaaacatGGGGCATTGTTG ATATTGGCAAGAAGGTTGAGAGGTGTTTTAGGGAAGATAGTTCATATGAATCAGTCTGCATTTATTCCTGGGAGGCAGATATCTGA
- the LOC120270618 gene encoding heparan-alpha-glucosaminide N-acetyltransferase-like, with protein sequence MRCRLSLFLSLSLPPLPDQTPTLPYLSILNSSTARAGRVFVIPIHLGHMGIYKLINGNDKAMDPNKNILTSRPDDDIEAPKTPKTRPLSVAVKPNRLVSLDVFRGLTVALMILVDDAGDFLPSINHSPWNGVTLADFVMPFFLFIVGVALALAYKKVSNPVVATRKAILRGLKLFTVGLVLQGGYFHGIQDLTYGVDIAKMRWMGVLQRIAIAYVLAAVCEIWLKSDVEVHSGSSLLRRYRFQLLVGSVLTITYMVLLYGLYVPDWTYQISGEGSTLMSFSVKCRVRGNTGPACNAAGMIDRKILGIEHLYRKAVYGRTMECSINSPRKGPLPPNAPSWCQAPFDPEGILSSVMAIVTCLIGLQFGHVIVHFQDHRERIMHWMVPSFSLLTLGFALDFFGLHMNKPLYSLSYTCVTAAAAGLVFVGIYILVDISGYRRPTYAMEWMGKHALMIFILVACNIIPIFVQGFYYRHPQNNILKLIGIGS encoded by the exons ATGCGTTGTCgcctttctctctttctctctctctctctccctccccTCCCTGATCAAACTCCAACCCTTCCTTATCTCTCAATACTCAATAGTTCCACGGCGAGGGCCGGGCGAGTTTTCGTAATTCCCATACATCTGGGCCATATGGGAATTTACAAGCTTATAAATGGCAACGACAAAGCCATGGATCCTAACAAGAACATACTCACCAGCCGACCTGACGACGATATTGAGGCGCCCAAGACCCCCAAGACCAGGCCGCTCTCCGTCGCCGTCAAACCCAACCGTCTCGTCTCCCTTGATGTCTTCCGAGGGCTCACCGTTGCG CTCATGATTTTGGTTGATGATGCCGGTGATTTCCTTCCTTCAATCAATCATTCCCCATGGAATGGTGTAACACTTGCTGACTTTGTTATGccatttttcttgtttatagTTGGGGTTGCTCTAGCACTTGCGTACAAG AAAGTCTCAAATCCGGTTGTTGCAACTAGAAAGGCTATTCTGCGGGGACTAAAGCTGTTTACTGTAGGCCTTGTGCTTCAAG GTGGGTATTTTCATGGCATTCAGGATTTAACTTATGGAGTGGACATTGCAAAAATGCGATGGATGGGTGTTTTACAG AGAATTGCAATAGCCTATGTTTTGGCAGCTGTATGTGAAATCTGGCTTAAAAGTGATGTTGAAGTCCACTCTGGTTCTTCATTGTTGAGAAGATACCGGTTTCAGCT GTTAGTTGGTTCCGTGCTGACAATCACCTACATGGTCCTCTTGTATGGACTTTATGTTCCTGACTGGACTTACCAGATATCAGGGGAAGGTTCCACTCTCATGTCTTTCTCA GTGAAATGTCGAGTTAGAGGTAATACAGGCCCAGCTTGCAATGCTGCTGGCATGATTGACCGCAAAATATTAGGCATTGAACATCTATATAGAAAGGCAGTATATGGACGGACAATG GAATGCAGCATAAATTCTCCAAGAAAGGGACCACTTCCTCCTAATGCTCCTTCATGGTGTCAAGCTCCATTTGATCCTGAAGGGATTCTaag TTCCGTAATGGCTATTGTCACTTGCCTTATTGGACTGCAGTTTGGCCATGTTATTGTCCACTTCCAG GATCACAGAGAGAGAATCATGCATTGGATGGTCCCTTCATTCAGTCTTCTGACGCTTGGTTTTGCCTTGGACTTCTTTG GATTGCATATGAATAAACCACTCTATTCATTGAGTTACACATGTGTGACTGCTGCTGCAGCTGGGCTGGTCTTTGTAGGAATTTATATTCTG GTTGATATCTCTGGGTACAGGCGACCAACATATGCAATGGAGTGGATGGGGAAGCATGCGCTTATGATTTTTATCCTGGTGGCCTGCAATATCATACCCATTTTTGTTCAAGGATTCTACTATAGACATCCTCAGAACAACATT TTGAAGCTCATTGGTATTGGATCTTGA